The window GTCAGCTGAAGGGTTTTGAAAAGACGGTATCAACGAACAAGTGTCTGAAATGTCACTCGGAACTGGCGGCCTCAACGAACGTCTCTCCATTATTgctctaaaaaaacaaaatcaaaagacatAGTATGTGTGTAAGAATTAAgattatatgcatatatatatatatatatataaataaattaagattatatgCATTTTTATGACTAATCAAAAGTTTCTGAATTACACTCAAAAcctaacaaaatcaaaattcatctATGTAAAATtctgaatcaaacaaaatgcaaGAGCAGATGATTTTACAGTCacatagcaaaaaaaatcagaatcaatCGGCAAAGCAAACAACAATACAAAAATATCCAAACGTACGATAAAAACAATCGAAGCTGAATCAACCAATCACAAAGCATAATCGCCAAAATTATACTCCAACCAAAGAGAAGAtgatcaaaattccaaaaaaatctcACCTAAGAAGAATATATGAAAAAACCCCAAACCCACgagagaaggaaagaagaagccAGAGAGCGCCTTCGAACCGGTAAGAGCGATTAAACCGGGATCTTTGTACCGAACTTGCTCTGTCTCAATTTGCTGTTCCTTGTTTTCCTCGTTAGCGTCGGAGAGATGGATGAATTGAAGCGTGTTTAAAAGAGACGATCAGTCATCATTCCTTTTTTCATACGTGGAATGTTCTGGTTGGCCgataaattttatattggtctatttttttatttttagaataacACAAAAGTAAGTAACTaaataaaaacgttttttttctttctttttttctaaataactaaatacaAACTTGCAAATGATGATTTTGCTCACAAATGATCGAATATTTGAGTTCATCCGGAAGGTACATAATTAGTTACAAATCTGATTTTAAGATCATaatcaaagttttctttttatttatacattttcatcaatattttattttcttaaaatcagattatgaaaaataaaatgaagtattttcttccttcttctcaaaatTATCATTTgggaacatttttattttagtttttaattttcttaaataacaaaagaatcgTTTGAAAAGTTCATTAAGAAGGGTAAATACAACAAACTTGCAAATGATAATTTTGCTCACAGTTGTAATGATCAAATACAGTATTTGAGTTTACCCGGAAgatacatataattaattagttacaaaacTGGTTTTAAGATCATAATCAAAagtattgttgtttttttgacaTTTCATCAGTATTttatttcaccaaaaaaacataactaaaataaaataaaataaaaaataatgttgactgcaaaacccaaaaccctaCAGATGTTCGCGAGGCGGctcacttcttctttcttcaaaggATCTTCAACCTCCTCAAGGTACCCAAACATCTTCTCTGATCTTGCGATCTTGCGATTAGAAATCTGATCGATTTAGTCCTGCATCTTAATCCATTTCGCCTATATCCGCGATTTCAAAACCTCCCATGCCCATTTTGGTGAATTGATCTATAGCCATTTAGACCTAGACGATTCGATTCGAAATTTTGGATGATCCATGTTATTTGTGATAGTTTAGGAGGAGTTATAAATATGAGCTGAAGAATGTTTCTTTGAAACAGTTCGGACAAAACAGGGAAAGCTGGGACGTTGGGGTCTTTTGGTCGGAAGGCAGtgtcttttgtcttgattacaGTCACCGGTGGTGTTGCTTTGAGTGCCCTCGATGATCTTTCTATCTACCATGGATGTAGCAggtaatctcttttttttttaatcattccaTTGAAGTTTAGCTACTGCAAATGTACATTTGAAGTATAACATCCCTAGCGTAGTTGAATTGTGAATCGGCTTTGTTTATTTCATGGTTTTTCTCCTGATTCGGATTGGTTTAAGAGAAATGCTTTATAAGCTAGTGAGTCAGTTGAAATCAAGTGAATATTTTAGTTTAGTAGATGATTAAACCATTGCTGAAATGAAAGCTGAGACCATTGGAATCTGTAGGTTTCTTATCACTGCAGATACCAATTTGACCATGATTTGCTATCAATGGGACGGGTTTATCGATATAAGGATCAACTTTGAAAGACAAAGGAACTTAAACTCTTGGTACCAGTAATACATGTAGTTTAATTAATgctgt is drawn from Camelina sativa cultivar DH55 chromosome 1, Cs, whole genome shotgun sequence and contains these coding sequences:
- the LOC104701788 gene encoding uncharacterized protein LOC104701788 isoform X4 translates to MFARRLTSSFFKGSSTSSSSDKTGKAGTLGSFGRKAVSFVLITVTGGVALSALDDLSIYHGCSRFLITADTNLTMICYQWDGFIDIRINFERQRNLNSCKAMEKVINSKAMIEAIGEPIEKGPWYSASLAVSHQRHSVSCSFPVIGPQGTGILHLKAVRNGEDSLLGFLKQRDWDILMMDALVHVPSNDGPQQTLKS